The Collibacillus ludicampi region CTCACTACGGAACATGTCAAAAATATCACTCAATGTTCCACCGAGTACTCCTACTGTTTTACCTGCTAATCGGATATATCGTGATGTTTCGACACCTGCATCAGCGCTATGCAAGTTGAAGAAATTTAATACTTCACCCGCCAATCTGTTAGCTGCACGTTTACCTAACATCCCTTCTATCCAATCAAGTCGATATGCCTTTTCGCCGAACTTCAAGTGAATTATTTTATCATCTGGTACTCCACGACGTTTTGCTCCTATTTCAATTTCTGCACCGAGTTCGTCTTTTGCCACATCGATACTAATCACAGAGAATCCGTGTGCTATCGCTTGAGCGCCAAAATTGCCACCAAATCCGCGTGTTTTACCCGTTCCCATGCCCCCTATAACTATTCGCGGCAAACACAATTCATCATGGTCGTGGATCGGGATATACACTGACTCCGATTCGCCTCTAAATGTATGTTCACCAATTTGGATTCCACCGCTTAACACGCTTACAGGTAAATCACTTTCGCGATGCTGAACACTTGATAATCCATATTCCTCTTGTAATTGCCCGGTTGGAAGTTGCAATAATCTCGCTACTTCAGGTATGGACAAGTAATCAGCGTTTATTTTTAACCGTGGCGGTTTCCTATTCACGACTGACAGCCACCATTTAGACATATTTTTGATCGGTTTAGCTAGGAATCCATTATCCTTATCCAAGTCACGAAACGCAGTAGATAATGCGTTTAAAATCACCTCTCGCCTGCCTGGATCGTGCGACATTGACGCGACTCGAATCGTTACATCAAATGCAGCATACTTCGTTTTTTGTAGCGTCGCAGATGAAAGCGTTCTGTCGAGGTACAATTTCGATGGTAGATCAACCGGTTCAGGTTCAATTTCTTTGCCTGTTATGATTTCGGCCACTAATGCTGAAGTGTGCAATGCGATTCCAGCGCCAAACTTAGCTATACCTTCGGCTATTGATCGTCCATCGACACCTATCCTTTTCGGCTGCCCTCCATCTTTCAACTTGTCGTATGCTGCTTTCGCTCCTTCGCTCCAATCCTTGTCTGCTTGAACGAGTATCATTTGGATTAATCCGCGTTCACCTTCTTGTAACATGCGCAATGTTTCTAAAATAGTCGATATAGGTGCCAGAGAGCGTCGATCAACATGAATGGCATACATGTAATGTTCCCGTAAATGTAAGTCTGCACCTGAAATATTCGACAACCAGTCGTTCAACGGATCATGCTCTATGTCTTCTGTTGTTACACGTGGCCAGGTCGTATTGATATGCTGCTCAACAATTGTTCTCGTGTGCGACGGAGTATGCAACATTACTTCTGCTTTATTTGGCGCTAAATGCCATTCCAATACAACATAATTCTGGGGTGCCACATCGATACGCCAACCGGTGCGATTCATACGTTCAATGAGAGGTTTATATAACGAGTGCAAGCCAGTAGCAAATGATTCAACGTCAGCATTTGTTAAACGTCTGTCCGGTATCAGTCGCAAACCAATTAATTCATGCTGCGTCCTACGTCTCCCACTATTGACATTATCCCTGGAACCAATTGCATCCCGATGTATCCGATTGCCGACCATTTGATCATGTTGATTCCTCGATGACGTTGCCCAACTGTGATCAGCAGCATTCCCCCCGCCATCGACATGAAACACACTGGATAGCTGAGGGCTTGAATGATATGAATCAGTGGATCGAAAGCGTGGATGATTCTGTCGGTCGTTACTGCTTGTGCTGGAATCGACGGAAGCACTGTTGACGCCGCCACAGCCATAGGAAGAAGCGATGACGGCTTTTTGTACTTTGGGTGTACATCACCTACGAAGAAAGCGTTCCAGTCTAAGACTTCCATTTTTCTCATGACATTCACCTCGCATAGTGCTTTGGAATTTGAAACATACTGGAAATGTAAAAAGGAGGAGACGACATGCCTGCACTCGTTGTAATTGGAAAAGTTATGTTCTGGGGTGGAGCTGCGTTACTCGGAGCAAAAATTTTGGTTGATGTATTAACCTGACACGCATCTTTTCAGACTGACACGCATAGGCTGATACCATCCCATCAGCCATTGAGCGATACTACACCCTTCGGTTCAGAGGGGTGTTTTTATTTTATTTGTTCGGTTGTTGAGGTGATTGATATGTTATTGCGTTCGATTGATTAAATGTTTGTTGTAATGACTGCTGTTGTGCTGCACGCATTCGTTGGAGTTCTGCTGCGAGGAAGCGTTTAACGAGTTTACTGAAGTTCGTCTTCGTTACGATTTGTTCGTACATGGCACGTTGCTCGGGATCATCCAGCTTAAAAATGATCGTTTTTCTTACCTCTCCGTAAGTCATCTAATCATCCCCCTACACGATTGTTCGATTGTGCATGCTTTAGATGGTTAAACATTTGTTATGTGTGTGCTGAAATGTTCGATTGATTGTTTGATGGTAAATATGTATTTTCGCATAACCTAAAAATGCGTGTCCAAATAAAAAAATCCGCTGGTAGCGGATTATTCTTCCTGCCAAATATCTTCAACTTTCAAATCTAGAACTTTTGCTATTCGTATTGCCGTGGGTAAAGTAGGTAAACTTTCACCACGAACAATTTGACTCATTGCGGATGTCGATAGCCCAACCCTTTCGCATAACCACTTTTGCTTAATTTTTCTTTCCGCAAGTATCACAGGTAATTTACACTTCACGGTTCCCCACCTCACGAATTGATTCGCTGTAAAGGTGGGTATTATCCTGCTTGAAAAGCAAAAAAATACCGCCAAGACGGCGGTCATATTTGATAATTGGCGTGGATATGATCTATAGTGATTCCTGTCTTACATGTATCACCACTCTTGCGTCAATAGAAAATGATACAACATGTGATGAGCAGAAATATATCTTTGAGCAGATTCATTAATTGAGAGCAGAGCGAGAGTCATTCCAATATCAAAAGACATGTTTAGCATAATTAGTCATTGTCCCATATTTTTGTAAGTAGCATGGTACACACCCCTTTATATATCCATAAAAGCAAGTGGACTGTGTTTTTGATACTTTTTGCCCACTTCTTCATCCGTAAAATCAAGATAAGCTTTTTGTGTAACCTCAACGGATGAATGTCCCATGATTCTTGAAAGCGTGAACCAATCTCCACCATTCAAGATATAATACTTGGCGAAATTATTCCTTAGTAAATGCGGGTGAATATCAACACCCACACTTTTCCCTGCATCCCTTAATGCTTTCTCGTAATTTCTGATTTCCAGTTGAGTCCCTTTTGTGGTTGGAAAAAGCCACTGACTATCCGAATATCGATCTTTATATTTGAGCCATGATTTCAACTCTCTCGCCATTTTAGGTGAAAAGTACACGTAACGCTGTTGTTTATTCTTTGGATTGACAACCAAAATACTCCTATGTTCAAAGTCGATATGCTCTGGAAGGATACTCAAACATTCACTTACTCGTAATCCAGTATCTAATAGTAAACGTGTTATCTGGAAATTTCTATAACCATGAAATGTTGTCTTATCAAAAGCATCTAACACTTTTTTAAAATCCTCTGGCGAAAGTGTTTTCTTCATCTTTCTTTCCACTTTCACATTCTCCACTTTTTCAGCAGGATTCTTTTTTATTTCTTGTTCAACATCATGCAGATAATTAAAAAATACTTTGATGTTACGGATGTAGTTTGCAATTGTCGTATCTGAAATTTTCTTGCCATAATCTGTTCTGTTTTGCGGATGATTAAATTGCTCTTTACTTGGATCAACAGAAACGCTATACTTTCCTCTTTCTTTTAGATACTTGATGTAATGTCGGATATGACCTGATTGCACCTTTTCAACTTCCGTTATTTGGTGTTCTCGTTCTAAATAAACCGCAAACAATCTCAGTGATTGCTCATAACTTGCAAGTGTTTTTTTCGACAAATTCTTTGAAGTACAGTACAACATAAAATTTTCAATCTGAAATTCAATGTCAGTCATAATAAAAAACACCCCTTATCAGTTGGTTTCTTTGAACCCAATGAATAAGGAGTGTTAGTTGGTGTCTATACCAGAAATTTATGGGCATAAAAAGAAATTAGTTGGCAAAATTGTTCTGGATGTTAATTTCACCCAATCCTCAAATCCCTTGCCACGTATGGCCTCACGAAATCTTCGCCTCGATCCTCAACTTATCCGCCACCATGGCAATAAATTCCGAATTAGTAGGTTTGCTCTTGCCGATGTTTACCGTGTAACCGAATACGGCACGGATGGCTTCGACATTCCCCCGGCCCCAAGCCACTTCGATTGCATGTCGAATCGCTCGTTCGACCCGAGATGGTGTTGTGTTATATTTTTCTGCGATTTTCGGATAGAGAACTTTCGTGATGGAACCAAGTATTTCAACATCCTTGTATACCATACTAATCGCTTCCCGCAGATAATGATAACCTTTGATATGGGCGGGGACCCCGATCTCATGGATCACGTTCGTGATGGATGCATCGACGTTCTTGCCACGTGTCATAATGACCGGTTTGGGGCCTCCGGAAGAAAGGCCCGGTGTACGAACCAGCTGCCGAATTCGATTCGCGAGGATGTCCATGTCAAACGGCTTCAAGATATAATAGGCGGCTCCCAGTTCGAGGGCTTTCTTGGTGATGTTATCTTGTCCGAATGCTGTGAGCATGATCACTTTGGGTTCGGGGGTGAGATTCATGCTTTGAATCTTCTCAAGAACACCGATACCGTCAAGTACAGGCATGATGATATCCAAAATGATGACATCAGGCTGATGATTCGTCAATTGCTCGATGACTTCGTTCCCGTTATGCGCAATACCTACGACTTCCATGTCACGTTGTTCGACGATAAACTCCTTCAATAAATCGGTGAATTCGCGGTTATCATCCGCAATTAAAACCTTAATTTGGCGCATCTGACGTCCTCCTATATTTTCCGAACAGAATTCACGAAAATTCTAGAAAAGATTTCGACATCAGTCTTATTTTTTCCTTCCAGATCTTACGTAAAATAATCTGACTTCTTTCTACATTCTTTGCTATATTGTTCCTCGTGATTTGTCGAATAAAATTTGATAAAAAAACGCCCGTAGTGGGCGTTTTGAGATGCATCTTATTTACGATGCTTTCATCAGAGAGGAGGTTTTCGTTTGTATCCCTGCTTCATTTAGCATCCATTCGATAAATACACCATACCCTTGCGTAGGATCGTTCACGAAAACATGAGTCACCGCTCCGACCAGTTTTCCATCCTGAATGATTGGACTACCGCTCATCCCTTGAATGATCCCTCCTGTCTTTTCTAGAAGACGAGGGTCTGTCACTTTGATTACCATACTTTTGATCGCAGGAAACTTTTGTTTCATGACGTTTGTGATTTGAATATCGAATTCTTCAACTTTCTGCCCTTCGACCACCGTTAAGATTTTGGCAGGTCCTTCCTTCACTTGTTCCGCCAAGGCGATCGGTAACACTTTTGTGATTCTCGCATTCTCCGGCATCTTGTTCATCTTCCCAAAGACCCCAAAATCGCTATTTTTCGTGATCGAACCGAGAACTCGGTCTTCATCCACAAATATTCCCCGTTTTTCACCCGGCTGTCCGCTTTCCCCTTTGTCGATCGATGTGACACTGGAATGGACAATCTCACCATCACTCACCCTTATGGGTTGTCCCGTATCCACATCGGTTATTACGTGACCAAGAGCCCCGAATATACGGTTTTTGGGGTCATAAAAGGTGAGAGTTCCCACTCCTGCCGCACGGTCGCGGATATAAAGACCGATACGGTACATGTCCGTTCCTTTCTCTTTGACCGGTCTGACGCGAAGGGCAATCTGTTGTTTGGAACGCATCACTTTCATTTCAAGATCACGATTATCTTTCCCCGCCTTATTAATTAATGCAGCCGCCTGCTCTGATGACTTAATCTTGATTCCATCGATTGCAGTGATGACATCTCCAATTTTGATACCGTCTTTTTCCCCTGGGGAATAACGTTGTTCCCCAACCGTCACTTGATTATAACCCACTACCATGATTCCGTCCGATGTAAGTTTGACTCCAATGGATTGACCACCAGGGATGACTTCTAATTCGGGAACGACATCGACGTGAACAGATTTTAGAGGAATAAGGCCGAATAAATTCACTTTCACATCTGCTTGTCCTTGCGAGACCGAATCAATGAGGATCGGTTGTTTGAGATTAAACGCAACTTTCGACTGCTGAGTTCCATGTACCGTCGCAACCTGGACATTACTCGTGGTTACGGTTGCCGTAACCGGGAGCCCAAGATCGATGGCGGCGCTCTGGCCTTCGAGAATCCTCATGTTTGCAGGAATGCTGGCTAGCTGACGAATTGGAGTAAAC contains the following coding sequences:
- the spo0A gene encoding sporulation transcription factor Spo0A, coding for MRQIKVLIADDNREFTDLLKEFIVEQRDMEVVGIAHNGNEVIEQLTNHQPDVIILDIIMPVLDGIGVLEKIQSMNLTPEPKVIMLTAFGQDNITKKALELGAAYYILKPFDMDILANRIRQLVRTPGLSSGGPKPVIMTRGKNVDASITNVIHEIGVPAHIKGYHYLREAISMVYKDVEILGSITKVLYPKIAEKYNTTPSRVERAIRHAIEVAWGRGNVEAIRAVFGYTVNIGKSKPTNSEFIAMVADKLRIEAKIS
- a CDS encoding helix-turn-helix transcriptional regulator — translated: MKCKLPVILAERKIKQKWLCERVGLSTSAMSQIVRGESLPTLPTAIRIAKVLDLKVEDIWQEE
- the spoIVB gene encoding SpoIVB peptidase yields the protein MTKYRFKQFVGLFIAMSFLVIWWFTPIRQLASIPANMRILEGQSAAIDLGLPVTATVTTSNVQVATVHGTQQSKVAFNLKQPILIDSVSQGQADVKVNLFGLIPLKSVHVDVVPELEVIPGGQSIGVKLTSDGIMVVGYNQVTVGEQRYSPGEKDGIKIGDVITAIDGIKIKSSEQAAALINKAGKDNRDLEMKVMRSKQQIALRVRPVKEKGTDMYRIGLYIRDRAAGVGTLTFYDPKNRIFGALGHVITDVDTGQPIRVSDGEIVHSSVTSIDKGESGQPGEKRGIFVDEDRVLGSITKNSDFGVFGKMNKMPENARITKVLPIALAEQVKEGPAKILTVVEGQKVEEFDIQITNVMKQKFPAIKSMVIKVTDPRLLEKTGGIIQGMSGSPIIQDGKLVGAVTHVFVNDPTQGYGVFIEWMLNEAGIQTKTSSLMKAS
- a CDS encoding tyrosine-type recombinase/integrase; this encodes MTDIEFQIENFMLYCTSKNLSKKTLASYEQSLRLFAVYLEREHQITEVEKVQSGHIRHYIKYLKERGKYSVSVDPSKEQFNHPQNRTDYGKKISDTTIANYIRNIKVFFNYLHDVEQEIKKNPAEKVENVKVERKMKKTLSPEDFKKVLDAFDKTTFHGYRNFQITRLLLDTGLRVSECLSILPEHIDFEHRSILVVNPKNKQQRYVYFSPKMARELKSWLKYKDRYSDSQWLFPTTKGTQLEIRNYEKALRDAGKSVGVDIHPHLLRNNFAKYYILNGGDWFTLSRIMGHSSVEVTQKAYLDFTDEEVGKKYQKHSPLAFMDI